The proteins below are encoded in one region of Maribacter aestuarii:
- a CDS encoding SanA/YdcF family protein, whose translation MSRKIARLILLILSIPCLVLLISNYTINSYAEGKTFSSLDDIPKNKVGIVLGTSKRLKDGHPNAYYGNRIIATVNLFKANKIDYVLVSGDNGTIYYNEPTTMKKDLVTAGIPENRIFLDYAGFRTLDSMVRAKEVFGLDSATIISQKFHNERAIYLAEKKGLEAIGFNATDLALESGFKVQFREYFARVKVFLDLALQTQPKFYGDKIVIE comes from the coding sequence ATGAGCAGAAAAATAGCTAGACTGATTCTTCTAATTTTAAGTATCCCCTGCCTGGTACTCCTCATTTCAAACTATACTATTAATTCCTATGCGGAAGGAAAGACATTTAGTTCATTGGATGACATCCCAAAAAACAAAGTAGGCATTGTTTTGGGCACTTCCAAAAGATTAAAGGACGGACACCCCAACGCTTATTACGGAAACAGGATAATTGCAACGGTAAATCTTTTCAAGGCAAATAAAATTGATTATGTACTGGTAAGTGGAGACAATGGCACCATCTACTACAATGAGCCTACGACTATGAAAAAAGATTTGGTAACCGCTGGTATTCCAGAAAATCGAATTTTTCTGGATTATGCAGGCTTCCGTACTTTGGATTCTATGGTCCGGGCAAAGGAGGTATTTGGTTTAGATAGTGCCACTATTATATCCCAGAAATTTCATAACGAACGTGCCATATATTTAGCGGAGAAAAAGGGTTTAGAGGCTATTGGTTTTAATGCTACCGATTTAGCCTTGGAATCTGGCTTCAAGGTACAGTTTCGGGAATATTTTGCCCGCGTCAAAGTTTTTCTGGACTTGGCATTACAAACACAACCAAAATTTTATGGTGATAAAATTGTCATAGAATGA
- a CDS encoding NRAMP family divalent metal transporter, with product MSALKALFRNLGPGLLFASMAIGTSHLVLSTKAGAQYGWIMVIPIILANVFKYPFFEFGVRYTNVTDKTLIEGYLNRGRGYLWFYAVITLITTFTILAALYTVTAGLFINLFKIGDISIAMTALGLFAFISLLLIIGRYKFLENSLKIVISILFIALIITTVLVINKGQVAMVANFSPPPIFNDAGILFLISLMGWMPTTVEASSWVSLWSIEKWKGEKQKPSLKESLQEFNVGYIMTGVLAVFFLIIGWFTLYGTNTELSGNAVTFADQVVQLFTTHIGPWAYLFIAVSAFATMFSTCMTAHDAVTRVSLDVIELLSPKTKIKGKRQYFALGVLLLAIINFIVVSAFSANMGQLVALATFVSFVVAPIIGYMNLKNVMSDDIPEVFRPKKGLQLLTYAGIIFLSFFPSIISGL from the coding sequence ATGTCGGCCTTAAAAGCACTGTTCAGAAATCTAGGTCCCGGATTATTATTTGCCAGCATGGCTATTGGAACATCACATTTGGTGCTTTCAACCAAAGCTGGGGCACAATATGGATGGATAATGGTCATACCAATAATATTGGCTAACGTATTTAAATATCCATTTTTTGAGTTTGGGGTACGTTACACGAACGTAACGGATAAAACCTTAATTGAAGGCTACTTAAATCGTGGTAGAGGTTATTTATGGTTCTATGCCGTAATAACGTTGATAACAACATTTACTATTCTGGCCGCTTTGTACACCGTAACCGCCGGTCTTTTCATAAACCTTTTCAAAATAGGGGATATTTCCATTGCGATGACGGCACTTGGTTTATTCGCATTTATAAGTTTGTTGCTCATTATTGGGCGGTACAAATTTTTAGAGAACTCCCTGAAAATTGTTATTTCAATTCTGTTTATTGCACTTATTATAACGACGGTTTTGGTCATCAATAAGGGACAGGTAGCAATGGTTGCCAACTTTAGCCCTCCCCCTATTTTCAATGATGCCGGAATACTTTTTTTAATAAGTTTAATGGGTTGGATGCCTACCACTGTCGAGGCGTCTAGCTGGGTAAGCCTCTGGAGTATTGAGAAATGGAAGGGCGAAAAACAGAAACCCTCTTTAAAAGAATCGCTTCAGGAATTTAACGTAGGGTACATTATGACGGGTGTTTTGGCCGTATTCTTCTTAATTATAGGATGGTTTACGCTTTACGGCACTAATACCGAGCTCAGTGGAAACGCCGTGACTTTTGCCGACCAAGTGGTACAACTGTTTACCACACATATTGGTCCATGGGCCTATTTGTTCATAGCGGTCTCGGCATTTGCTACGATGTTCAGTACGTGTATGACCGCACATGATGCGGTAACAAGGGTAAGTTTGGACGTTATAGAACTGCTCTCTCCAAAGACAAAAATAAAAGGCAAAAGACAGTACTTTGCACTTGGCGTCCTTCTTCTTGCCATAATAAACTTCATCGTGGTGTCCGCTTTCTCCGCCAACATGGGACAATTAGTCGCATTGGCAACTTTTGTTTCTTTCGTAGTTGCCCCCATTATTGGGTATATGAATCTGAAAAATGTTATGAGCGATGATATCCCAGAAGTATTCCGACCTAAAAAAGGATTACAATTGCTTACCTATGCAGGGATTATCTTCCTATCTTTTTTTCCATCTATTATTTCTGGATTGTAA